Proteins co-encoded in one uncultured Flavobacterium sp. genomic window:
- a CDS encoding deoxyguanosinetriphosphate triphosphohydrolase, with protein MNWEQLLSLKRQGDTSKRLRVEQDDTRLGFEVDYDRIIFSAAFRSLQDKTQVIPLSKTDFVHTRLTHSLEVSVVGRSLGRLVGKKIIEKYPYLKEIHGYHMNDFGAIVAAASLAHDIGNPPFGHSGEKAIGEYFSTGKGLKFKDKLTAKQWQDLIDFEGNANGFSVLTASRPGIEGGLRISYATLGAFMKYPKESLPKKPTNNIADKKYGFFQTDKTFFEEVAEDMGMIANKTDGDIGFERHPLAYLVEAADDICYTIIDFEDGINLGLVSEDYALEYLIKLVKDNIGVSKYKLLETKEDRISYLRALAIGALINDAVDVFVENEEAILAGNFPFALTDKSKYKAQMNDIIKLSVDKIYQSREVIEKEIVGYQIIQTLLDKFITAFNNKFDGTASNYDKLILKMLPEKHHLDKGNLYERLLHICHYVSLLTDGNALELYETIQGRKKS; from the coding sequence ATGAACTGGGAACAACTTTTATCATTAAAACGTCAGGGAGATACAAGCAAAAGATTACGTGTAGAACAAGATGATACACGATTAGGTTTTGAAGTCGATTACGACCGAATTATTTTCTCGGCTGCATTCCGTTCTCTGCAGGATAAAACCCAGGTAATTCCGCTTTCTAAAACAGATTTCGTACATACCAGATTAACGCACAGTTTAGAAGTTTCGGTAGTAGGAAGATCTTTAGGGCGTTTGGTAGGTAAAAAAATCATTGAAAAATATCCTTATTTAAAAGAAATTCACGGTTATCACATGAACGATTTTGGGGCAATTGTGGCAGCAGCTTCATTAGCGCACGATATCGGGAATCCGCCTTTTGGACATTCTGGAGAAAAAGCAATTGGAGAATATTTTTCTACCGGAAAAGGATTAAAATTCAAAGATAAATTAACAGCAAAACAATGGCAGGATTTAATTGATTTTGAAGGAAATGCCAATGGTTTTTCGGTACTAACGGCAAGCCGTCCGGGAATTGAAGGCGGACTTAGAATCTCGTACGCAACATTAGGTGCTTTTATGAAATATCCGAAAGAAAGTCTTCCGAAAAAACCAACGAATAATATTGCTGATAAAAAATACGGTTTCTTCCAGACTGATAAAACATTCTTTGAAGAAGTGGCCGAAGATATGGGAATGATCGCCAATAAAACTGATGGTGATATTGGTTTTGAAAGACATCCTTTGGCTTATTTAGTTGAAGCTGCAGATGATATTTGCTACACTATTATAGATTTTGAAGACGGAATAAATTTAGGTCTGGTTTCTGAAGATTATGCTTTAGAATACTTAATCAAATTAGTAAAAGACAATATTGGTGTTTCTAAATATAAATTGTTAGAAACTAAAGAAGACAGAATAAGTTATTTGAGAGCTTTAGCAATTGGCGCTTTGATTAATGATGCTGTTGATGTTTTTGTAGAAAATGAAGAAGCAATTCTGGCCGGAAATTTCCCTTTTGCCTTAACTGACAAAAGTAAATACAAGGCTCAGATGAATGATATTATCAAGCTAAGTGTTGATAAAATTTATCAGAGCCGTGAAGTTATCGAGAAAGAAATTGTGGGTTACCAAATCATTCAAACTTTGCTGGATAAATTTATCACAGCATTCAATAATAAATTTGACGGAACTGCTTCAAACTATGATAAATTGATATTGAAAATGCTTCCGGAGAAACATCATTTAGATAAAGGAAATTTATATGAGCGTCTGCTTCATATTTGTCATTATGTTTCACTTTTAACAGAT
- a CDS encoding Lrp/AsnC family transcriptional regulator encodes MENLDKTDLLILKHLQENSNINTKDLASKLFLTVTPVYERIKRLERDGFITKYVALLDRKKMNRGMTVFCNVRLKEHAKNVGSNFVKDIVALPEIIECYNIAGDYDFMLKILVQDMASYQDFVMNKLSTIENIGNTNSIFVMGEIKHSTALEF; translated from the coding sequence ATGGAAAACCTCGATAAAACCGATTTACTGATCCTGAAACACCTTCAGGAAAACTCAAATATCAACACAAAAGACCTTGCAAGTAAATTATTTCTGACCGTTACGCCTGTTTACGAACGTATAAAAAGATTAGAAAGAGACGGATTTATAACAAAGTATGTGGCATTGCTCGACAGAAAAAAAATGAATCGTGGAATGACGGTTTTCTGTAATGTCCGTTTAAAAGAACACGCCAAAAATGTGGGAAGTAATTTTGTAAAAGATATTGTAGCGCTTCCTGAAATTATAGAATGTTATAATATTGCCGGCGATTATGATTTTATGCTAAAAATTCTGGTTCAGGATATGGCTAGTTATCAGGATTTTGTAATGAATAAACTCTCAACCATTGAAAACATTGGAAATACAAACAGTATTTTTGTAATGGGAGAAATTAAACACAGCACGGCGCTGGAGTTTTAG
- the metE gene encoding 5-methyltetrahydropteroyltriglutamate--homocysteine S-methyltransferase — protein MKTNNLGYPRIGSNRELKKASELYWAGKISADELIDAGKEIRIKNWHLQSQAGVDLIPSNDFSFYDQVLDLTLTVGAIPQRYHELAKTNSSLDLYFAMARGAQKDGQDVVAMEMTKWFDTNYHYIVPEFTKNQKFELFSEKIINEFKEANALGITTKPVLIGPISYLLLGKEKEEGFNRIDLIDALLPVYFEIFEKLQAENAAYIQLDEPFLALNLTDKERNTFTQVYNEINIRFPKLKIILANYFDCFGENLQTALALPVDTLHLDLVRCPLQLDDILASGKLASNVNLSLGVVDGRNIWKNDFKKSLELIKKATDALGENRILVAPSCSLIHSPCDLDLETNDQTLTPEIKQWLAFAKQKINEIVLLKQYASGEVDVKNSVDYERNVIANDNRKTSKLIHNNDVKARVAGITASDDKRKSTFATRRKSQIEALNLPLFPTTTIGSFPQTAEVRSWRAKFKKGELTTEQYNDLIEKETEATIRFQEETGIDVLVHGEFERNDMVEYFGEQLSGFTFTKNGWVQSYGSRCVKPPVIYGDVSRPNPMTVKWSKYAQSLTPKWVKGMLTGPVTILQWSFVRNDQPRSETCTQIALAIRDEVVDLEKAGIKIIQIDEPAIREGLPLRKEEWANYLDWAVKAFRISASGVNDDTQIHTHMCYSEFNDIIQNIADMDADVITIECSRSQMELLDAFANFKYPNEIGPGVYDIHSPRVPSSAEMVRLLEKASAVIPVDQLWVNPDCGLKTRHWDETKKALIEMVAAAQEMRTAVENPLSL, from the coding sequence ATGAAAACAAATAACTTAGGTTACCCAAGAATTGGCAGCAACAGAGAACTTAAAAAAGCATCTGAATTGTATTGGGCAGGAAAAATTTCTGCTGATGAACTTATTGATGCCGGAAAAGAAATTCGTATCAAAAACTGGCATTTACAATCACAAGCCGGAGTAGATTTGATTCCGTCAAATGATTTTTCTTTTTATGATCAGGTTTTAGATTTGACTTTGACTGTTGGCGCAATTCCGCAGCGTTACCACGAACTGGCAAAAACAAATTCATCTCTTGATTTGTATTTTGCAATGGCAAGAGGTGCGCAAAAAGACGGTCAGGATGTTGTAGCGATGGAAATGACAAAATGGTTTGATACCAACTATCATTACATTGTTCCTGAGTTTACTAAAAACCAAAAATTCGAATTGTTTTCAGAAAAAATAATCAACGAATTTAAAGAAGCAAATGCTTTGGGAATTACCACAAAACCAGTTTTAATTGGTCCAATTTCATATTTGCTTTTAGGAAAAGAAAAAGAAGAAGGTTTTAACCGAATTGATCTTATTGACGCTTTATTGCCTGTTTACTTCGAAATTTTCGAAAAACTGCAAGCCGAAAATGCAGCATATATTCAGCTTGACGAACCTTTCCTGGCTTTAAATTTGACTGATAAAGAAAGAAATACGTTTACACAAGTTTATAACGAAATCAACATTCGTTTCCCTAAACTTAAAATCATTTTAGCAAATTATTTTGACTGTTTTGGCGAAAATCTTCAAACAGCTTTGGCTTTGCCTGTTGATACACTTCATTTAGATTTAGTTCGCTGCCCGCTTCAATTAGATGATATTTTGGCATCCGGAAAACTGGCTTCAAACGTAAATCTTTCATTGGGAGTTGTTGACGGAAGAAATATCTGGAAAAATGATTTTAAAAAATCTTTAGAATTAATCAAAAAAGCAACTGATGCTTTGGGCGAAAACAGAATTTTAGTTGCTCCGTCTTGTTCTTTAATTCACAGTCCGTGCGATTTAGATTTAGAAACAAACGATCAGACTCTTACGCCGGAAATTAAACAATGGCTGGCTTTTGCAAAACAAAAAATCAACGAAATTGTACTTTTAAAACAATACGCTTCTGGTGAGGTTGATGTTAAAAATTCGGTTGATTATGAAAGAAATGTAATCGCAAACGACAATCGTAAAACTTCAAAATTAATCCATAATAATGACGTTAAAGCGCGTGTTGCCGGAATCACTGCTTCTGATGATAAACGTAAAAGTACTTTTGCAACAAGAAGAAAAAGTCAGATTGAAGCTTTAAATCTGCCTTTATTCCCTACAACTACAATTGGATCTTTTCCTCAAACAGCTGAAGTGAGAAGCTGGAGAGCGAAATTTAAAAAAGGCGAATTAACTACGGAACAATACAACGATTTAATCGAAAAAGAAACCGAAGCTACGATTCGTTTTCAGGAAGAAACGGGAATTGATGTTCTGGTTCACGGAGAATTTGAACGCAATGATATGGTGGAATATTTTGGTGAGCAATTATCCGGTTTTACTTTTACTAAAAATGGCTGGGTTCAGAGTTACGGAAGCCGTTGTGTGAAACCTCCGGTTATTTATGGCGACGTTTCAAGACCAAACCCAATGACTGTAAAATGGTCAAAATATGCACAATCTTTGACTCCAAAATGGGTAAAAGGAATGCTTACCGGACCTGTAACTATTTTGCAATGGTCGTTTGTACGTAACGATCAGCCGCGTTCTGAAACTTGTACGCAAATTGCTTTGGCGATTCGTGATGAAGTTGTTGATCTGGAGAAAGCGGGAATCAAAATTATTCAGATTGATGAACCTGCAATTCGCGAAGGTTTGCCGTTGAGAAAAGAAGAATGGGCAAATTATCTGGATTGGGCTGTAAAAGCTTTTAGAATTTCGGCAAGTGGCGTAAACGACGATACGCAAATTCATACACACATGTGTTACAGCGAATTTAACGATATCATTCAGAATATTGCCGATATGGATGCTGATGTTATTACAATTGAATGCTCGCGTTCGCAAATGGAGCTTTTAGATGCTTTTGCGAACTTTAAATATCCAAACGAAATTGGTCCCGGAGTTTATGATATTCACTCGCCACGTGTGCCTTCGAGTGCCGAAATGGTTCGTTTGTTAGAAAAAGCTTCGGCGGTTATTCCGGTAGATCAATTATGGGTAAATCCTGATTGTGGTTTAAAAACCCGTCATTGGGATGAAACTAAAAAAGCTTTAATCGAAATGGTTGCTGCGGCTCAGGAAATGAGAACTGCGGTTGAAAATCCATTAAGTTTATAA
- a CDS encoding glycine-rich domain-containing protein, with amino-acid sequence MKVKLSLLLVFISVFSWSQSTTQTFNANGTFTVPAGVTSLSVQAWGGGGAGGGAAGAGLLFGRGAAGGGGGAFASAPISVTPSTTLNVVVAGQTPGTNGANGAAGGSSTITGFQTSILAAGGSGGGANLGTTPAGANGGTVGASAGTVRFAGGNGGAGSSSLISLLLSSGAGGNGGNAGGAGGASISSLLLGNGPGNAGTALNKNTIFRTSIKSKDKL; translated from the coding sequence ATGAAAGTAAAATTATCTTTATTACTCGTTTTTATTAGTGTTTTTTCGTGGTCGCAGTCTACGACCCAAACATTTAATGCCAATGGTACATTTACTGTTCCGGCTGGCGTAACTAGTCTTTCTGTCCAGGCTTGGGGCGGAGGAGGCGCTGGTGGAGGAGCCGCCGGAGCCGGATTACTTTTTGGAAGAGGTGCGGCTGGTGGCGGTGGTGGTGCTTTTGCAAGTGCACCAATTTCGGTTACACCTTCGACAACTCTAAATGTTGTTGTTGCAGGCCAAACACCCGGAACTAATGGAGCCAATGGCGCAGCGGGCGGCAGTTCTACCATCACTGGATTTCAAACTTCTATTCTGGCAGCAGGAGGTTCTGGTGGAGGAGCAAATTTAGGAACAACTCCAGCCGGAGCAAATGGAGGTACAGTTGGAGCATCTGCAGGAACCGTACGTTTTGCAGGTGGAAATGGAGGAGCCGGAAGTTCATCGCTCATATCTCTCTTGCTTTCTTCTGGTGCCGGTGGTAATGGTGGTAATGCCGGTGGAGCAGGAGGTGCCTCTATTTCAAGTTTGCTTTTAGGTAATGGTCCCGGAAACGCAGGTACAGCCTTAAACAAAAATACAATTTTTCGGACAAGTATAAAGTCTAAAGACAAATTATAA
- a CDS encoding type 1 glutamine amidotransferase: MSEKLNIHCLQHVAFEGLGCMEEWISKYNHNLTYTHLYNDEKLPDLDKIDVLIVMGGEMSIYDEIDFPWLKAEKRFIKEAINANKKVIGICLGAQLISSVLGGTVSINKDKEIGWLPVEAVAPQLSILKNVPTILDVFHWHGETFTIPENAIRLFQSAGCANQGFLYKDRVLGLQFHFEVTRETMRDMAIAGQDELIEDKYIQSLETILQTTQFLKQNNEIMFGFLDHLLIDAHN; the protein is encoded by the coding sequence ATGTCAGAGAAATTAAATATTCATTGTTTACAGCATGTTGCTTTTGAAGGTTTAGGCTGTATGGAAGAATGGATTTCAAAATACAATCATAATCTTACTTACACCCATTTATACAATGATGAAAAACTTCCTGATTTAGATAAAATTGATGTTTTGATAGTCATGGGCGGTGAAATGAGTATTTATGATGAAATTGATTTTCCTTGGCTTAAAGCCGAAAAAAGATTTATAAAAGAAGCCATCAATGCTAATAAGAAAGTAATTGGGATTTGTTTAGGAGCACAATTAATTTCGAGCGTTTTAGGCGGAACTGTTTCTATAAACAAAGACAAAGAAATTGGATGGCTTCCGGTTGAAGCTGTGGCACCCCAATTATCTATCTTAAAAAATGTCCCAACTATTTTAGATGTATTCCACTGGCACGGAGAAACCTTCACTATTCCTGAAAATGCTATTCGGTTATTTCAATCAGCAGGATGTGCAAATCAGGGCTTTTTGTATAAAGACCGTGTTTTAGGCTTGCAGTTTCATTTTGAAGTTACGCGGGAAACGATGCGCGATATGGCAATTGCCGGACAAGATGAGTTAATTGAAGATAAATACATTCAGTCTTTAGAAACTATTTTACAGACAACTCAATTTCTAAAACAGAATAATGAAATAATGTTTGGGTTTTTAGATCACTTACTTATAGACGCACACAATTAA
- a CDS encoding outer membrane beta-barrel protein, translated as MKKMLVVLALAMVSFANAQKGTILVGGGIGYTSQTRTLGNNEVKTNEFEFSPKVGYQFHENWTVGGEASFGSNKTEQGANEVRNNTTKLGAFLRYTIPLNPTFSFFAELGTGFQSAKDKTYTGPITSTAKADGMYIGVTPALFIDMKKGFGLNFNIGGLGYNTLNYDNNGPEYKNFNFNFGRTFNIGVSKNF; from the coding sequence ATGAAAAAAATGTTAGTGGTTCTTGCATTAGCTATGGTTAGCTTTGCAAATGCACAAAAAGGAACAATCTTAGTAGGTGGAGGTATTGGTTATACTTCTCAAACTAGAACTTTAGGGAATAACGAAGTTAAAACGAATGAATTTGAGTTTTCTCCAAAAGTAGGTTATCAATTTCACGAAAACTGGACTGTAGGAGGTGAAGCTTCTTTTGGTTCTAACAAAACAGAACAAGGAGCAAATGAGGTTAGAAATAACACAACTAAATTAGGTGCATTTTTACGTTACACTATTCCTTTGAATCCAACTTTCTCTTTCTTTGCTGAATTAGGAACTGGTTTTCAAAGTGCAAAAGATAAAACGTATACAGGTCCAATTACTTCAACTGCTAAAGCTGATGGTATGTATATTGGAGTAACACCAGCTCTTTTTATCGATATGAAAAAAGGTTTTGGTTTAAACTTTAACATTGGTGGGTTAGGTTATAATACATTAAATTATGACAACAACGGACCAGAATACAAAAACTTCAACTTTAATTTTGGTAGAACATTTAATATTGGAGTTTCTAAAAACTTCTAA
- the gldA gene encoding gliding motility-associated ABC transporter ATP-binding subunit GldA yields MSIEVNNISKSYGTQKALNSISFSIQKGEIVGFLGPNGAGKSTLMKILTTYLLADDGSALVNGHDVMTNAKAVQHSIGYLPEHNPLYLDLYVREYLAFNADVYQVTKSRIEEVIQLTGLTPESHKKIGQLSKGYRQRVGLANALLHNPDVLILDEPTTGLDPNQLMEIRNVIKNVGKDKTVFLSTHIMQEVEAICDRVIIIDKGEIVADKKLDHLVSENKEQVIEVEFDYQIEEQLLAKLENITSYRNIHDMTWELTFVAEKDMRPAIFDFANENGLKTLQLNQKNKNLEAVFREITK; encoded by the coding sequence ATGTCGATAGAAGTAAACAACATATCAAAAAGTTACGGAACTCAAAAAGCTCTAAATTCAATTTCATTCTCTATTCAAAAAGGAGAAATCGTGGGATTTCTTGGTCCAAATGGAGCAGGAAAATCTACTTTAATGAAAATTTTGACCACTTATTTATTGGCAGATGATGGCTCAGCCCTTGTAAATGGTCACGATGTCATGACAAATGCAAAAGCAGTTCAACATTCTATTGGATATTTACCGGAACATAATCCGTTATATTTAGATTTGTATGTTCGTGAGTATTTGGCTTTTAATGCCGATGTTTATCAGGTTACAAAATCAAGAATTGAAGAGGTTATTCAACTGACAGGACTGACACCGGAAAGTCATAAAAAAATAGGACAATTGTCTAAAGGATATCGCCAGCGTGTAGGACTTGCGAATGCTTTGCTACATAATCCGGATGTTTTAATCCTGGACGAACCAACTACCGGACTGGACCCGAATCAGTTAATGGAAATACGAAATGTAATCAAAAATGTAGGGAAAGATAAAACGGTTTTTTTATCAACTCATATTATGCAGGAAGTTGAAGCCATTTGTGATCGTGTCATCATTATTGACAAAGGAGAAATTGTTGCTGACAAAAAATTAGATCACTTAGTCTCTGAAAATAAAGAACAAGTTATCGAGGTAGAATTTGATTATCAGATTGAAGAGCAACTTCTGGCAAAGCTTGAGAATATTACTTCCTATAGAAATATACATGACATGACTTGGGAATTGACTTTTGTTGCCGAAAAAGATATGCGCCCGGCTATCTTTGATTTTGCTAACGAAAATGGTTTAAAAACTTTACAATTGAATCAGAAAAATAAAAACCTGGAAGCTGTTTTTAGAGAAATTACTAAGTAG